A region from the Lemur catta isolate mLemCat1 chromosome 7, mLemCat1.pri, whole genome shotgun sequence genome encodes:
- the TBRG1 gene encoding transforming growth factor beta regulator 1, giving the protein MSLLGALTSSPRAPLQSSRARMKKLPKKSQNEKYRLKYLRLRKAAKATVFENAAICDEIARLEEKFLKAKEERRYLLKKLLQLQALTEGEVQAAAPSHSSSLPLTYGVASSVGTIQGAGPISGPSTGAEEPFGKKSKKEKKEKGKENNKLEVLKKTSKKKKMEGGARKLVQPIALDPSGRPVFPIVLEGLTVYSLGEIITDRPGFHDESAIYPVGYCSTRTYASMKCPDQQCLYTCQIKDGGVQPQFEIVPEDDPQNAIVSSSADACHAELLKTISATMGKPMPNLFPTGADFFGFSHPTIHNLIQSCPGARKCINYQWVKFDVCKPGDGQLPQGLPETDASMSFEAFQQQTFDEDHDDPILPGSLDLPELQPAAFVSSYQPEFLTHEPLVDTHLQHLKSPSQC; this is encoded by the exons ATGAGCCTGCTGGGCGCCCTCACCTCCTCACCGCGGGCCCCGCTGCAGTCCAGCAGGGCCAGGATGAAAAAGCTCCCGAAGAAGAGCCAGAACGAGAAGTACCGGCTGAAGTACCTGCGGCTGCGCAAAGCGGCCAAAGCCACGGTGTTT gAAAATGCTGCTATTTGTGATGAAATTGCTCGTCTTGAGGAAAAATTTcttaaagcaaaagaagaaagaag GTACTTGCTAAAGAAGCTCCTCCAGCTTCAGGCTCTAACTGAAGGGGAAGTACAGGCTGCAGCTCCTTCCCACAGCTCCAGTTTGCCCCTAACTTATGGTGTGGCCAGCTCTGTGGGAACTATACAGGGAGCAGGGCCCATTTCTGGGCCCAGCACGGGGGCTGAGGAACCATTTGGGAAGAAAtccaagaaggagaaaaaagaaaaaggcaaagagaacaaCAAACTGGAAG TTCTGAAGAAAAcatccaagaaaaagaaaatggagggagGTGCTCGCAAGCTGGTTCAGCCCATTGCCCTGGATCCCTCAGGACGACCTGTGTTCCCCATCGTACTAGAGGGTCTAACAGTATATAGCCTGGGGGAG ATCATCACCGACCGACCTGGCTTCCATGATGAGAGTGCCATCTACCCTGTGGGCTACTGCAGTACTCGAACATATGCCAGCATGAAGTGCCCAGACCAACAGTGTCTATATACCTGTCAGATCAAGGATGGTGGTGTGCAGCCCCAG TTTGAAATTGTTCCTGAAGATGACCCCCAGAATGCCATTGTCAGCTCTTCTGCAGATGCTTGTCATGCAGAACTGCTCAAGACCATAAGTGCTACTAT GGGGAAACCAATGCCTAACCTGTTTCCAACTGGAGCTGACTTCTTTGGGTTTTCTCATCCAACCATCCACAACCTGATCCAGAGTTGTCCAGGAGCTCGAAAATGCATCAA TTACCAGTGGGTGAAATTTGATGTGTGCAAACCTGGAGATGGGCAGCTACCGCAGGGACTGCCAGAGACTGATGCATCTATGAGTTTTGAAGCCTTTCAGCAACAGACCTTTGATGAAGATCATGATGATCCCATTCTGCCAG GATCCTTGGACCTCCCGGAGCTTCAGCCTGCAGCCTTTGTGTCTTCTTACCAGCCCGAGTTCCTGACACATGAACCCTTGGTAGACACTCACCTGCAGCACTTGAAGTCTCCATCGCAGTGTTAG